CTGCGAATATGGGGCCGAGCATCAGTCTGTTGATCCGAAATACAAAAACGCTCACCTGACAGCGGTCAGTGCGCAAAAACTGCTGAAAGAAGGTAAACAGCAGGAGGCGCTTAACTATTATGAGATGGCCCGCCGTGAAATGGAGCATGCCAATGTCGGCGCGGACAAAGGGGAGGATGTTTACATCAACTACGGCTTTGTTATGAATGACATTGGCGTCATCCACCTGGGTTGGGCGTTGTACGGAAAAGATCTGGATACGGAGCGCACCCAGATCGACATGGCCAACATTGATCAGCAGGAGTTGCAGACAGCTTCGCAAGCCCTGCAAAGCGCCATTGATTTTTATAACCGTTGGTACAAACACAATCCCGATGATTACGAGCGGTATTCCAAAGCCATTTCAGAGAGCTATGCCAACCTCGGCGTCGCCCTGAAATACGCTGGAAAAACCGATGAAGCGGTCGCTGCCTTTTCCCAGTCTCTGCTGCGCAACCCGAAAAACGGCAATGCGGAACGTTCGCTGAAAATGCTGGACATCAACCCCAAGCCTTACATTGAAGCTGGCGAAAACGAACTGAAACAGCATTGATTTACGGCAAGAAAAAGCCCCGGCATCGGGGCTTTTTCTTTTTTCATTGACTCAAATCATTCACACAACAGGGAGATGAGCATGGCCCATTGGTATTTAAGCTACAATGGTGAACAAAGTGGTCCTTTTGATGAAGCCGAAGCCCAGCAGCAGGCACGGCAGAACCCAAACGGCTTTG
This is a stretch of genomic DNA from uncultured Desulfuromonas sp.. It encodes these proteins:
- a CDS encoding tetratricopeptide repeat protein: MNLKPIFVLVIIFSLIMQLRNCEYGAEHQSVDPKYKNAHLTAVSAQKLLKEGKQQEALNYYEMARREMEHANVGADKGEDVYINYGFVMNDIGVIHLGWALYGKDLDTERTQIDMANIDQQELQTASQALQSAIDFYNRWYKHNPDDYERYSKAISESYANLGVALKYAGKTDEAVAAFSQSLLRNPKNGNAERSLKMLDINPKPYIEAGENELKQH